The uncultured Desulfovibrio sp. genome window below encodes:
- a CDS encoding 4Fe-4S dicluster domain-containing protein: MLHIIKERLHQKYRTLDYPYVQPTLPARYLGRPEVLPVECGDCHACVDVCPSGALRMLSPEQPGPGGESRGPALDMGRCLFCGACARACPQGGIRFTGDHHVAVFAREDLILTRTPRPLTPPRQSGKLFGRSLKLRQVSAAGCNACEADINVLGTLVYDLGKFGIDIVASPRHADSIVVTGPISLNMREAVLATYHAMPEPRLVIAVGSCPISGGVFRDSQECCNGLEGLLPVDVYIPGCPPHPWSILDGLLRARKDRASWEV, translated from the coding sequence ATGCTGCATATCATCAAGGAACGCCTGCATCAGAAATACCGTACCCTGGATTATCCGTATGTTCAGCCCACGCTGCCGGCGCGCTATCTGGGCCGCCCCGAGGTGCTGCCCGTTGAGTGCGGGGATTGTCATGCCTGCGTGGATGTGTGTCCGTCCGGCGCGCTGCGCATGCTTTCGCCGGAGCAGCCCGGCCCGGGCGGGGAAAGCCGCGGCCCGGCCCTGGACATGGGGCGCTGCCTGTTTTGCGGCGCCTGCGCCAGGGCCTGCCCACAGGGGGGCATACGCTTTACCGGAGACCACCATGTGGCGGTCTTTGCCCGGGAGGATCTGATCCTGACCCGGACGCCGCGTCCCCTGACGCCCCCCCGGCAGTCCGGCAAGCTGTTCGGCCGTTCGCTCAAGCTGCGTCAGGTCAGCGCTGCCGGCTGCAATGCCTGCGAAGCGGATATCAATGTGCTGGGAACGCTGGTGTATGACCTGGGCAAGTTCGGCATCGACATTGTGGCTTCGCCGCGGCATGCCGACAGCATCGTGGTCACCGGTCCCATAAGCCTCAATATGCGCGAGGCCGTGCTGGCCACCTATCATGCCATGCCGGAGCCGCGCCTGGTCATTGCCGTGGGCAGCTGCCCCATTTCCGGCGGGGTTTTCCGGGACAGTCAGGAATGCTGCAACGGGCTTGAGGGCCTTTTGCCCGTGGATGTCTATATTCCCGGCTGTCCTCCCCATCCGTGGAGCATCCTGGACGGTCTGCTGCGTGCCCGCAAGGACCGCGCCTCGTGGGAGGTCTAG
- a CDS encoding proton-conducting transporter membrane subunit translates to MLEALFFIPLCAGLLSFVLPTPLLWRGLLLVTAVAHFLLTLLTLHAVGNGQTPEALAGLMAPDALSMLFLTLASTLFLAASVYGVGYLHAESLKERRVCLQDGKTFTNAPERRFTACLCFFLAAMTLVTTTRHMGALWMGIECTTLASAPLIYFHRHHESLEATWKYLIICSVGIALALLGNLLISIAFHNPGGGPVGEESFDQVSQFSAIARAVVESGLDDMQSPWLKAAFIFLLVGYGTKMGLAPLHNWLPDAHSQAPSLVSALLSGALLNCALLGILRGHQIMLAAGLGDFSGGLMIFFGLVSLFTAAIFIVGQGNYKRLLAYSSVEHMGILSLGIGLGGSAVFGAMFHAVGHSLTKCMLFLLAGNILTRYRTLACYDVHGMRWTMPITGALWTAGFLAIVGSPPFGLFVSEFLILKGILSQGRWLVACCYLLALGIIFVGMSVPVLHMVQGTPPDAVKKTRRESMLSVLPPFCLGLLVLGLGIYTPAWLENLLTRAAALIGG, encoded by the coding sequence ATGCTCGAAGCACTGTTTTTCATCCCTCTCTGCGCAGGACTGCTGAGTTTCGTCCTGCCAACGCCCCTGTTGTGGCGCGGCCTGCTGCTGGTGACGGCCGTGGCGCATTTCCTTCTCACCCTTCTTACCCTGCATGCGGTGGGCAATGGTCAGACGCCCGAAGCCCTGGCTGGCCTCATGGCGCCTGATGCCCTCAGCATGCTCTTTCTGACGCTGGCCAGCACCCTCTTTCTGGCGGCAAGCGTGTACGGCGTGGGCTATCTGCATGCCGAAAGCCTCAAGGAGCGGCGCGTCTGTCTCCAGGACGGCAAGACCTTCACCAATGCCCCGGAGCGCCGCTTCACGGCCTGCCTCTGCTTCTTTCTGGCGGCCATGACCCTGGTGACCACCACCCGCCACATGGGGGCGCTGTGGATGGGCATTGAATGCACGACTCTTGCCAGTGCGCCGCTCATCTATTTTCACCGGCACCACGAATCGCTGGAAGCCACGTGGAAATACCTCATCATCTGTTCCGTGGGCATTGCCCTGGCCCTGCTGGGCAATCTGCTCATTTCCATCGCCTTTCACAATCCCGGCGGCGGCCCCGTGGGAGAAGAGAGCTTTGACCAGGTCAGCCAGTTTTCCGCCATTGCCCGCGCCGTGGTGGAAAGCGGGCTGGACGACATGCAGTCCCCCTGGCTCAAGGCTGCCTTCATCTTTCTGCTGGTGGGCTACGGCACCAAGATGGGCCTGGCCCCCCTGCACAACTGGCTGCCCGATGCCCACAGCCAGGCCCCGTCCCTGGTGTCGGCGCTCTTGTCCGGCGCGCTGCTCAACTGTGCGCTGCTGGGCATTCTGCGCGGTCATCAGATCATGCTGGCGGCCGGCCTGGGGGATTTCAGCGGCGGCCTCATGATCTTCTTCGGGCTGGTTTCCCTGTTCACGGCAGCCATCTTCATTGTGGGGCAGGGCAATTACAAGCGCCTGCTGGCGTATTCCAGTGTGGAGCACATGGGCATTCTTTCCCTGGGCATCGGCCTGGGCGGCTCTGCCGTTTTCGGCGCCATGTTCCATGCCGTGGGGCATTCGCTGACCAAGTGCATGCTCTTTCTGCTGGCCGGCAATATCCTGACGCGCTACCGCACCCTGGCCTGTTATGACGTGCATGGCATGCGCTGGACCATGCCCATAACCGGCGCCCTCTGGACGGCCGGCTTTCTGGCCATTGTGGGATCGCCGCCGTTCGGCCTCTTTGTGAGCGAGTTTCTTATTCTCAAGGGCATTCTCAGTCAGGGGCGCTGGCTGGTGGCCTGCTGCTATCTGCTGGCTCTGGGCATCATCTTTGTGGGCATGTCCGTTCCCGTGCTGCACATGGTGCAGGGCACGCCGCCCGATGCCGTGAAGAAGACCCGGCGGGAGAGCATGCTCAGCGTGCTGCCGCCCTTCTGCCTGGGCCTGCTGGTGCTGGGGCTGGGTATCTATACGCCGGCGTGGCTGGAAAATCTCCTCACCCGCGCAGCAGCGCTCATCGGAGGCTAG
- a CDS encoding hydrogenase translates to MQFTYEKSIDLKEVDVLDAPALRRGILDRVADGWRLLALFGLPERVFSATASARDAGLCALLWHTDEKVIWAARTQPLTSYAALTPDCPQAQRFERELFEQWDIVPEGHPWCKPLRFVPHGVLAGLHGERPGPACQENYQVHGDEVHEVAVGPVHAGVIEPGHFRFQCYGENVMHLEISLGFQHRDVERLLMGGPYPRTARMMECVAGDTSIGHATAYATALERLAGVSIPERANRLRRLGLELERLANHTGDLGAISGDTGFLPTSAWNGRIRGDFLNLTAEVCGNRFGRDWICPGGVLPDLDHAMCEDIYQRLQLYWRDVHGAVDIMLASPSVLERIERTGPLTAVQATELGMVGVPARACGLARDARFEAPLSCLPLCDTTIRMESTGDVAARTRVRSRELADSVTLVSADLKALSGAEGAIRAAMPRTLPPRRLAVAQVEGWRGELCHVAITGEDGRLACYKIYDPSFHNWPGLEVALRGQQVSDFPLCNKSFNLSYCGHDL, encoded by the coding sequence ATGCAGTTCACGTATGAGAAATCCATTGATTTGAAAGAAGTGGATGTGCTGGATGCCCCCGCGCTGCGTCGCGGCATCCTTGACCGGGTGGCTGACGGCTGGCGCCTGCTGGCGCTGTTCGGCCTGCCGGAGCGGGTCTTTTCCGCCACGGCATCCGCCCGGGATGCCGGCCTGTGTGCGCTGCTCTGGCATACGGATGAAAAGGTGATCTGGGCGGCTCGGACCCAGCCCCTCACGTCCTACGCTGCGCTGACGCCCGACTGCCCGCAGGCCCAGCGCTTTGAGCGCGAGCTGTTCGAACAGTGGGATATCGTGCCGGAGGGGCATCCCTGGTGCAAACCCCTGCGCTTTGTGCCGCACGGCGTGCTTGCCGGTCTGCACGGGGAACGGCCCGGTCCGGCCTGTCAGGAAAACTATCAGGTCCACGGGGACGAGGTGCATGAGGTGGCCGTGGGGCCGGTCCATGCCGGCGTCATCGAGCCGGGGCATTTCCGCTTTCAGTGCTACGGCGAAAATGTCATGCACCTGGAAATCAGCCTGGGCTTTCAGCACCGGGATGTGGAGCGCCTGCTCATGGGCGGACCGTATCCGCGCACGGCGCGCATGATGGAATGTGTGGCCGGGGATACCAGCATCGGCCATGCCACGGCCTATGCCACGGCGCTGGAACGTCTGGCCGGGGTTTCCATCCCCGAGCGGGCCAATCGCCTGCGGCGTCTGGGGCTGGAGCTGGAACGCCTGGCCAACCATACCGGGGACCTGGGGGCCATCTCCGGGGATACGGGCTTTTTGCCCACCTCGGCCTGGAATGGCCGCATTCGTGGCGATTTTCTCAATCTGACGGCCGAGGTCTGCGGCAACCGCTTTGGGCGGGACTGGATATGCCCCGGCGGCGTGCTGCCCGATCTGGACCATGCCATGTGCGAGGACATCTATCAGCGCCTGCAACTGTACTGGCGCGATGTGCACGGGGCGGTGGACATCATGCTGGCTTCGCCCAGTGTGCTGGAACGTATCGAGCGCACCGGCCCCCTGACGGCCGTGCAGGCCACGGAACTGGGGATGGTGGGGGTGCCTGCCCGCGCCTGCGGTCTGGCCAGGGATGCCCGCTTTGAGGCGCCGCTGTCCTGCCTGCCGCTGTGCGATACCACCATACGCATGGAAAGCACGGGCGACGTGGCCGCCAGGACCCGGGTGCGCAGTCGCGAGCTGGCCGATTCCGTGACGCTGGTCAGCGCTGACCTCAAGGCCCTTTCCGGTGCCGAAGGCGCCATTCGCGCCGCCATGCCCCGGACACTGCCCCCCCGGCGTCTGGCCGTGGCGCAGGTGGAAGGCTGGCGCGGCGAGCTGTGCCATGTGGCCATCACGGGAGAAGACGGCCGGCTGGCCTGCTACAAGATTTACGATCCGTCCTTCCACAACTGGCCGGGCCTGGAAGTGGCCCTGCGCGGACAGCAGGTTTCCGACTTCCCGCTGTGCAACAAGAGCTTCAACCTGTCCTATTGCGGGCATGACCTTTAG
- a CDS encoding proton-conducting transporter membrane subunit, whose protein sequence is MTLFVVALCLLGGVAVLLALLACLRPTRGLTALVNAVGPCVVVVACGLGLAGIFSGPWDQVVRLVRPWWLPVGELSLGLDPLTRLFLLPVFGLGAICALHGGLLLRDMPHKAHNLAAHWLFYVLLVLGMALVLAARDAVFFLISWEVMSLAPFFLIDFNHGERKVRDAAWVYLVAAHLGAVLLIAYFALLWQVGGSTDFSVLSAQKHTEFTQALFLLGLLGFGAKSGLAPMHVWIPEAYPAAPTHVAALQSGAMINMGLYGILRGFDFLGQPADAPLWWGWSILVVGLGSALIGILKAQAQSNLKRLLAYSSVENVGIMLIGIGAGMLGAASDYPWLATLGFAGALFHMLNHSCFKGLLFLCAGEVQQATGTVIMSRLGGLQKRMPLVGGAFLLGAAAIACLPPFNGFAGEFVLALSLLDGVKLYSVELQLGLLFSLVILGLVSGLAAATFSKAYGITFLGQARTPEAIHIHPSSWRTVWPLAVPAAACVIMGLMAGRCFELVAPTAQLAAHLPPLSERFGASAVQEVGRMLDTVALVGMGCIVLVVALLCLRRRLLAGRSVARRETWGCGYQFGTARIQYTSASFAEPLSSIFASPMGLKVQEKLGHGYFPGRAMLSISAPDRLRTLLYTPLFAGIAHVCNALKIMQHGRIYLYILYILVTLVALLIWGLHA, encoded by the coding sequence ATGACCTTATTTGTAGTGGCGCTCTGTCTGCTGGGCGGGGTCGCCGTATTGCTGGCGCTGCTGGCCTGCCTGCGACCTACGCGGGGCCTGACGGCACTGGTCAATGCGGTGGGGCCTTGCGTGGTGGTGGTGGCCTGCGGGCTGGGGCTGGCAGGCATATTCAGCGGACCGTGGGATCAGGTGGTGCGCCTGGTGCGTCCGTGGTGGCTGCCCGTGGGCGAACTGTCCCTGGGGCTGGACCCGCTGACGAGACTCTTTCTTCTGCCGGTCTTCGGGCTGGGGGCCATCTGTGCCCTGCACGGGGGACTGCTGCTGCGCGACATGCCGCACAAGGCGCACAATCTGGCGGCGCACTGGCTGTTCTATGTGCTGCTGGTTCTGGGCATGGCCCTGGTGCTGGCGGCACGCGACGCCGTATTCTTCCTCATTTCGTGGGAAGTGATGTCGCTGGCTCCCTTCTTTCTCATTGATTTCAACCATGGCGAGCGCAAGGTGCGCGATGCCGCGTGGGTCTATCTGGTGGCGGCGCATCTGGGCGCCGTGCTGCTCATTGCCTATTTTGCCCTGCTCTGGCAGGTGGGCGGCAGCACGGATTTCAGCGTGCTTTCCGCCCAGAAGCATACGGAATTCACCCAGGCGCTCTTCCTGCTGGGGCTGCTGGGTTTCGGGGCCAAGTCGGGCCTGGCGCCCATGCACGTCTGGATTCCCGAAGCCTACCCCGCCGCCCCCACCCATGTGGCTGCTCTTCAGTCCGGTGCCATGATCAATATGGGCCTGTACGGCATTCTGCGCGGCTTTGACTTTCTGGGACAGCCGGCCGATGCCCCCCTGTGGTGGGGCTGGAGCATTCTGGTGGTGGGCCTGGGGTCGGCGCTCATCGGCATTCTCAAGGCCCAGGCCCAGAGCAATCTCAAGCGGCTGCTGGCCTATTCCAGCGTGGAAAATGTGGGCATCATGCTCATCGGCATAGGGGCCGGCATGCTGGGGGCCGCCAGCGACTACCCGTGGCTTGCCACGCTGGGCTTTGCCGGAGCGCTCTTTCACATGCTCAACCATTCCTGTTTCAAGGGGCTGCTGTTCCTGTGCGCCGGCGAGGTGCAGCAGGCCACCGGCACGGTGATCATGAGCCGTCTGGGCGGTCTGCAGAAGCGCATGCCCCTGGTGGGTGGGGCCTTTCTGCTGGGGGCGGCAGCCATTGCCTGCCTGCCGCCTTTCAACGGTTTTGCCGGCGAATTCGTGCTGGCGCTTTCCCTGCTGGACGGGGTCAAGCTCTATTCCGTGGAATTGCAGCTGGGGCTGCTGTTTTCGCTGGTCATTCTGGGACTGGTCAGCGGCCTGGCGGCGGCCACCTTTTCCAAGGCATACGGCATCACCTTTCTGGGACAGGCCCGCACCCCGGAGGCCATACATATTCATCCCTCGTCCTGGCGCACGGTATGGCCCCTTGCCGTACCGGCCGCGGCCTGCGTGATCATGGGCCTCATGGCCGGGCGCTGCTTTGAGCTGGTGGCCCCCACGGCACAGCTGGCCGCGCATCTGCCGCCCCTGTCCGAACGCTTCGGCGCCAGTGCCGTGCAGGAAGTGGGGCGCATGCTGGATACCGTGGCGCTGGTGGGGATGGGCTGCATTGTTCTGGTGGTGGCCCTGCTGTGTCTGCGGCGCCGGCTGCTGGCCGGGCGCAGCGTGGCGCGGCGTGAAACCTGGGGATGCGGCTATCAGTTCGGAACGGCACGCATCCAGTATACCAGCGCGTCCTTTGCCGAACCTCTGAGCAGCATCTTTGCCTCGCCCATGGGTCTGAAGGTGCAGGAAAAGCTGGGGCACGGCTATTTCCCCGGCCGGGCCATGCTGTCCATTTCGGCGCCGGACCGTCTGCGCACCCTGCTGTACACGCCGCTGTTCGCGGGTATTGCCCATGTCTGCAATGCGTTGAAAATCATGCAGCACGGCAGGATTTACCTGTATATTCTCTACATTCTCGTCACACTGGTGGCGCTGCTGATCTGGGGGTTGCACGCATGA
- a CDS encoding universal stress protein has product MKEIKKILCAVDLSDHSKSVAEYAAMLAKGMGASIIVVYAAPSLSQYVGFHVPPNTIENFVGEIVSGAEKSMEAFVAENFAGMDAKGYVLIGYAAEEILSRAEEEKVDLIVMGTHGRKGIDRILFGSVAEKVVKNATMPVLTIRPTDDDED; this is encoded by the coding sequence ATGAAGGAAATCAAGAAGATTCTTTGCGCAGTCGACCTCTCCGATCACAGCAAGTCCGTGGCCGAATATGCCGCCATGCTTGCCAAGGGCATGGGCGCCAGCATCATCGTTGTGTATGCGGCCCCCTCGCTGAGCCAGTACGTGGGCTTCCACGTGCCGCCGAACACCATTGAGAATTTTGTGGGCGAGATCGTTTCCGGCGCGGAAAAGTCCATGGAAGCCTTTGTGGCGGAAAACTTTGCCGGCATGGATGCCAAGGGCTATGTGCTCATCGGCTATGCGGCCGAGGAAATCCTCAGCCGTGCCGAAGAGGAAAAGGTGGATCTCATTGTCATGGGTACGCATGGCCGCAAGGGCATTGACCGCATCCTCTTTGGTTCTGTGGCGGAAAAGGTGGTCAAGAATGCCACCATGCCGGTGCTGACCATTCGTCCCACGGACGATGACGAAGACTAA
- a CDS encoding universal stress protein — MKEIKKILCAVDLSAHSKAVAEYAAMLAKGMSASIVVLSVAPSPSADVYFEVSPIAVEKFAAAVAAGAEESLATFVAENFAGMDVKSYVLSGNAADEILRCANTEKVDLIVMGAFSRKGVDRVLFGSVAAKVVKNADMPVLTIRPSDD, encoded by the coding sequence ATGAAGGAAATCAAGAAGATTCTTTGTGCAGTCGACCTTTCCGCTCATAGCAAGGCAGTGGCCGAATATGCCGCCATGCTCGCCAAGGGCATGAGCGCCAGCATCGTCGTCCTTTCCGTGGCCCCGTCGCCCAGCGCGGACGTGTACTTTGAAGTGTCCCCCATTGCGGTGGAAAAGTTTGCGGCGGCGGTGGCTGCCGGCGCGGAAGAAAGCCTGGCGACCTTTGTGGCAGAAAACTTTGCCGGCATGGATGTGAAGAGCTATGTGCTCAGCGGCAATGCGGCTGACGAGATTCTTCGCTGTGCCAATACGGAAAAGGTGGATCTCATTGTCATGGGTGCCTTCAGCCGTAAGGGTGTGGATCGTGTGCTCTTTGGTTCCGTGGCCGCAAAGGTGGTCAAGAATGCCGACATGCCGGTGCTGACCATTCGTCCCTCGGACGACTAA
- a CDS encoding NADH-quinone oxidoreductase subunit H, whose amino-acid sequence MSPLLAYLLHLVLALVLAPLLPGIINRIKAKYSGRHGKPVLQLYYDIFKLLRKGEVISTTTSGVLSLGPAVTVATTFCALALLPLGGAVSPLHFTGDFLLAAYLLGMGRFALILSALDTGSSFEGMGASREAAFSALAEPVLFLCLLTLACVGVRMGLDDYLSLSRMLGGRPGTEWLLGRAELLLVPVVFFALLLVENCRIPVDDPDTHLELTMIHEVMILDHSGPNLAFVLYGSALKMWFFAALLAGIIVPDLPLWLQGLCWLLVILAVAVVVGVVESVMARLRMWSVPKFLGSAGALAALALILTQIR is encoded by the coding sequence ATGAGTCCGCTCCTGGCCTATCTTCTGCATCTTGTGCTGGCCCTGGTGCTGGCGCCGCTGCTGCCCGGCATCATCAACCGCATCAAGGCCAAGTATTCCGGCCGTCACGGCAAGCCTGTGCTTCAGCTGTACTATGATATCTTCAAGTTGCTGCGCAAGGGTGAGGTGATCAGCACGACCACCTCCGGCGTGCTGAGCCTCGGGCCGGCGGTTACCGTGGCCACCACCTTCTGTGCGCTGGCCCTGCTGCCGCTGGGGGGCGCGGTCTCGCCCCTGCACTTTACCGGTGATTTCCTGCTGGCTGCCTATCTGCTGGGCATGGGGCGCTTTGCCCTCATCCTGTCCGCGCTGGATACGGGGTCCTCGTTCGAGGGCATGGGCGCCAGCCGCGAAGCCGCCTTTTCGGCCCTGGCCGAGCCGGTGCTCTTTCTCTGCCTGCTGACGCTGGCCTGTGTGGGCGTCCGCATGGGACTGGACGACTACCTTTCCCTGTCGCGCATGCTGGGCGGGCGTCCCGGCACGGAATGGCTGCTGGGGCGCGCCGAGCTGCTGCTGGTTCCGGTGGTCTTCTTTGCGCTGCTGCTGGTGGAAAACTGCCGCATTCCCGTGGACGATCCCGATACCCACCTGGAGCTGACCATGATCCACGAGGTCATGATTCTGGACCATTCCGGTCCCAATCTGGCCTTTGTGCTCTATGGCTCCGCGCTGAAGATGTGGTTTTTTGCGGCCTTGCTGGCAGGCATCATCGTGCCTGATCTACCCCTCTGGCTGCAGGGTCTCTGCTGGCTGCTGGTCATTCTGGCCGTGGCCGTGGTGGTGGGCGTGGTGGAATCGGTGATGGCGCGCCTGCGCATGTGGTCCGTGCCCAAGTTTCTGGGCAGTGCGGGCGCGCTGGCGGCCCTTGCTCTCATCCTGACCCAGATTCGCTAG
- a CDS encoding hydrogenase-4 component E: protein MSTLFQILIFGLALNDLALMGVPYFRGLIRMVTLQGFLLSGLLLAQGHAALALAVLAIKGFILPILLDRTRRRIGADPRLTQRFGCVWATLLGMAGLVFSLWLEASLPLLPRGFFPPLLLPVGLTTLFCGLIMVVSRVTALSQVIGYLVAENGIFLLSMPLMTSSAIWFEMTLLLDIFVAVFVMGIVINHINNTFESIDVNRFHNLRD, encoded by the coding sequence GTGTCCACACTCTTTCAGATACTGATCTTTGGTCTGGCCCTCAATGACCTGGCCCTCATGGGCGTGCCCTATTTCCGGGGGCTTATCCGCATGGTCACCTTGCAGGGCTTTTTGCTGAGCGGCCTGCTGCTGGCCCAGGGGCATGCTGCGCTGGCCCTGGCCGTGCTGGCCATCAAGGGCTTTATCCTGCCCATCCTGCTGGACCGCACCCGGCGCCGCATTGGGGCCGATCCGCGCCTGACGCAGCGCTTCGGCTGTGTCTGGGCCACGCTGCTGGGCATGGCGGGGCTGGTCTTTTCCCTTTGGCTGGAGGCAAGCCTGCCCCTGCTGCCGCGGGGATTCTTCCCGCCGCTGCTGCTGCCCGTGGGGCTGACCACGCTGTTCTGCGGCCTCATCATGGTGGTCAGCCGCGTGACCGCGCTGTCGCAGGTCATCGGCTATCTGGTGGCGGAAAACGGCATCTTTCTTCTGAGCATGCCCCTCATGACCAGCAGCGCCATCTGGTTTGAAATGACCCTGCTGCTGGACATCTTTGTGGCGGTTTTCGTCATGGGCATCGTCATCAACCACATCAACAATACCTTTGAATCCATCGACGTGAACCGCTTCCATAACCTCAGAGACTAG